Genomic DNA from Flavobacterium sp. N502540:
AATTTTTCTAAATCACCTTTGTTAGCAGCTTCAAAAACAACTCCGTCCATTTTTACAATGGTATCAAATAGTTCTTTAGATATCGGTGTATAGGGATTTGATTCGGTTATGGTTATTTTTTTTGTTACGATACAGGATGTTGCTAATATTCCTATTGTGAGCAGTAATACGATTGTAGCAATTATATTTTTCATGTTTTTTATTTTAAGGTTAACCTTGTAAAAAGCAGATCCAATACTTTTTGTATTGATTTGTTAAAAATACTAATAAAATGATTTAAAAAGACAAGGTCATAGGGAGTTGTAAAATGTAATTTGTTCTGCTACAGCTTTTTGAGGTTAGGGATAAGAGCGACATCCTTTTGCTTTTTTTTTTTAAAGCAAAAGATACAGCGGATAGCCCGGCCGGAGGAAACCCTATAAATTCTAATAATATACCTTCTGTAACCTTTAGCTGATGGAAGTCGTCAAAGCTCTTATCAATCAGACTAAATAATCACAAAATGAAAACCTTGTTAAAATCGTTTATTGTTCTGTTTCTAATTGCCTGTTCGGGGCTGTCGGCTCAGAGTTTAGAAACAAAAATAGATCAATTAATTGCCTCAAAGTTTAAACCTGAAAACCCGGGGGCTGTTTTTCTGTCTGTTAAAAAAGGAAAAGTAGTGTATCGAAAAGCTTTTGGAATGGCCAATTTAGAAATGGATGTTCAAATGAAACCCGAGTCTGTTTTTGAAATCGGATCCATGACCAAGCAATTTACGGCTGTTGCTGTTTTGATGCTTGCAGAGCAGGGAAAGCTTAAACTTGATGATGAAATCACGAAGTTTATTCCCGATTATCCAACCAATGGAAATAAGATTACCCTGCATCATTTGTTAACACATACTTCCGGAATTAAGGATTTTACCGGTATGAAAGCGATAAAAGATATCGCCCGACGAGATTTGTCGCCAAAAGAATTAGTTGATTTCTTTAAGAATGAACCGGTTGATTTTAAACCCGGGGAACAGTATAAGTATTGCAATTCCGGCTATGTTCTTTTGGGGTATATCATTGAAATTGTATCAGGTCAGACGTATGAAGAATTTGTAACGCAACATATTTTTAAGAAAATAGTGATGGAAAATACCTATTACGCGAGCCATGATAAGATTATTAAAAGCAGGGTTTCCGGTTATCGAAATAGGGATGGTTTTATTAATGCCAATTATATCAGTTTCTCTATTCCATATGCTTCGGGATCGATTATGTCAAATGTTGATGATTTATGGAAGTGGCAAAATGCAGTAAGGAGTAATACGTTATTGAGCCCCGCTTTCACGTTAAAAGCTTTTACCAATTATCAGTTGAATAACAAAACGAATATAGATTACGGCTACGGCTGGCATTTAGAAAAAGTAAAAAATAAAATGGTGTATGAACACGGTGGAAGCATTTTTGGCTTTAAATCGATGGGGATTTACGAACCTACAGAACAAATTTATGTAGTAGGATTAAGTAATTGCGATTACAATTCACCAACTGCAATTACAAAAGAGATCGCTTCACTTTTAATCGACTAGATAAAAAAAGGGTATTTTCGGAAAGAAAACACCCTTTTGATTATTGTTTGTATGGCATTATGCAGTCAAAGCTTCTTTGATTCTGCGTAAAGCTTCTTTTAAAATATCGTCGCTTGTAGCATAAGAGAAACGGATACAATTTGGATTTCCAAAAGCATCACCTGTTACCGTTGCTACATTGGCTTCAGCTAACAAATACATAGAAACATCATTTGCATCTTTAATTTCTGTTCCTCTTAATGTTTTTCCAAAGAAAGAAGATACATCAGGGAAAACGTAGAAAGCTCCTTCCGGAACGTTGATTTTTACACCTGGAATTTCTTTAAGCAATCCAACAACTAAATCTCTACGGGTATGGAAAGCCTGAACCATGTGGTTTAATACACTTGGATCGGCTTCTACAGCTGTAATTGTGGCACGCTGTGCTACAGAGTTTGCTCCGGAAGTTACTTGTCCCTGAATTTTTACGCATGCTTTTGCAATGAATTCAGGAGCTCCGATGTAACCAAT
This window encodes:
- a CDS encoding serine hydrolase domain-containing protein — encoded protein: MKTLLKSFIVLFLIACSGLSAQSLETKIDQLIASKFKPENPGAVFLSVKKGKVVYRKAFGMANLEMDVQMKPESVFEIGSMTKQFTAVAVLMLAEQGKLKLDDEITKFIPDYPTNGNKITLHHLLTHTSGIKDFTGMKAIKDIARRDLSPKELVDFFKNEPVDFKPGEQYKYCNSGYVLLGYIIEIVSGQTYEEFVTQHIFKKIVMENTYYASHDKIIKSRVSGYRNRDGFINANYISFSIPYASGSIMSNVDDLWKWQNAVRSNTLLSPAFTLKAFTNYQLNNKTNIDYGYGWHLEKVKNKMVYEHGGSIFGFKSMGIYEPTEQIYVVGLSNCDYNSPTAITKEIASLLID